A section of the Campylobacter porcelli genome encodes:
- the gpmI gene encoding 2,3-bisphosphoglycerate-independent phosphoglycerate mutase: MGKKSILVITDGIGYNPSDKFNAFNAAKKPTYEWLEKNAAKNYLKTSGLAVGLPDGQMGNSEVGHMTIGSGRILYQNLVKIDKAINSNELKDNKALKELLNRVKRVHIIGLYSDGGVHSHLNHFDAVAQICLDEGKIVYTHPIIDGRDVSPKSGLNFIKSLQDKFNIATISGRFYAMDRDNRWERVQKAYEVIAKNQNIQSIKPDEYIQNSYNNGVFDEFIEPASFMDFGGIQASDGIVFINFRNDRAREICAALASKDFNEFDRENICENLVTMTNYDDKFNFPIMFENDDIKDTLAEVIAKNGLSQLHTAETEKYAHVTFFFNGGKEDLVENETRILIPSPKVKTYDEKPQMSAYEVTQAVLKGIENGVDFIVVNYANGDMVGHTGNYNAAIRAVEAVDECLGKVIKKALENGYSYMQISDHGNCEAMQDSSGELLTNHTTFDVFSYLIADGVTNIEYGGLSNVAPTILKLMDIEIPKVMDKPLF; encoded by the coding sequence ATGGGTAAAAAATCTATATTGGTTATAACCGATGGAATCGGATATAATCCTAGTGATAAATTTAACGCTTTTAACGCAGCCAAAAAGCCTACATATGAGTGGCTAGAGAAAAATGCGGCTAAAAATTATCTAAAAACTAGCGGCTTAGCAGTTGGATTACCAGATGGCCAGATGGGAAATAGCGAAGTTGGACATATGACTATAGGAAGCGGTAGAATTTTATATCAAAATTTGGTTAAAATTGATAAAGCTATAAATAGCAATGAGTTAAAAGATAATAAAGCATTAAAAGAGCTATTAAATAGAGTAAAAAGGGTGCATATAATAGGATTATATAGCGATGGTGGCGTGCATTCTCACCTAAATCATTTTGACGCTGTGGCTCAAATTTGCCTAGATGAAGGCAAAATCGTCTATACTCACCCAATAATAGATGGACGAGATGTAAGCCCAAAAAGTGGCTTAAATTTCATTAAATCCTTACAAGATAAATTTAATATCGCCACCATAAGCGGTAGATTTTATGCTATGGATAGGGATAATAGATGGGAGAGAGTTCAAAAAGCATATGAAGTAATAGCCAAAAACCAAAATATCCAAAGTATAAAGCCAGATGAATATATACAAAATTCATATAATAATGGCGTTTTTGATGAGTTTATAGAGCCAGCTAGCTTTATGGATTTTGGCGGAATTCAAGCTAGTGATGGTATAGTATTTATCAACTTTAGAAATGATAGAGCAAGGGAGATTTGTGCTGCTTTAGCCAGTAAGGATTTTAATGAATTTGATCGTGAAAATATCTGCGAAAATCTAGTCACAATGACAAATTACGATGATAAATTTAACTTTCCTATAATGTTTGAAAATGATGATATTAAGGATACTTTAGCTGAAGTAATAGCCAAAAATGGTCTTAGTCAGCTCCACACTGCTGAGACTGAAAAATACGCCCATGTTACATTCTTTTTCAATGGCGGAAAAGAGGATTTAGTGGAGAATGAAACTAGGATTTTAATCCCTAGCCCAAAGGTAAAAACATATGATGAAAAGCCACAAATGAGCGCATATGAAGTTACTCAAGCTGTGCTTAAAGGGATTGAAAATGGGGTTGATTTTATCGTTGTCAATTACGCTAATGGCGATATGGTCGGCCATACTGGCAATTATAATGCCGCTATAAGAGCAGTTGAAGCTGTAGATGAGTGCCTTGGTAAGGTGATTAAAAAAGCCTTAGAAAATGGATACTCATATATGCAAATCAGCGACCACGGCAACTGCGAAGCTATGCAAGATAGTAGTGGCGAACTTCTTACAAATCACACTACATTTGATGTATTCAGCTATCTAATTGCTGATGGAGTAACCAATATAGAGTATGGTGGGTTAAGCAATGTAGCCCCAACAATATTAAAACTAATGGATATAGAAATTCCAAAAGTTATGGATAAACCACTATTTTAA
- the fabG gene encoding 3-oxoacyl-ACP reductase FabG, which translates to MKFSGKNVLVTGGSRGIGAEICKVLANFGLKVWINYRSNPDLADALKAQIQNDGDNAAVIKFDATNEAEFAEAINLIVQSDGELSYLVNNAGITNDKLAIRMSLDDFNSVIDANLKSAFIGSREALKVMSKKRFGSVVNVASIVGEMGNAGQTNYAASKGGMIAMSKSFAKEGASRNIRFNSVTPGFIATDMTDSLSDEIKANYLANIPLKRLGEAKEVATAVAFLLSDYSSYITGDTLKINGGLYM; encoded by the coding sequence ATGAAATTTAGCGGAAAAAATGTTTTAGTTACTGGCGGTAGCCGTGGAATTGGAGCTGAAATTTGCAAAGTTTTGGCTAATTTTGGGCTTAAAGTTTGGATAAATTATAGATCAAATCCAGATCTTGCTGATGCTCTAAAAGCTCAAATACAAAATGATGGCGACAACGCTGCTGTGATTAAATTTGACGCTACAAATGAGGCAGAATTTGCCGAAGCTATAAATTTAATAGTCCAAAGCGATGGAGAGCTAAGCTATCTTGTAAATAATGCTGGAATTACAAATGATAAATTAGCAATTAGAATGAGCCTAGATGACTTTAATAGCGTAATAGACGCAAATTTAAAAAGTGCATTTATAGGCTCTCGTGAAGCATTAAAAGTAATGAGCAAAAAACGCTTTGGCTCAGTGGTAAATGTCGCTTCAATCGTAGGCGAAATGGGTAACGCAGGTCAAACAAACTATGCTGCAAGCAAAGGCGGTATGATAGCTATGAGTAAGAGCTTTGCCAAAGAAGGAGCTAGTAGAAATATCCGCTTTAATAGCGTAACTCCTGGCTTTATAGCTACAGATATGACAGATTCATTAAGCGATGAAATTAAGGCAAATTATTTGGCAAATATCCCACTTAAAAGATTAGGCGAAGCAAAAGAAGTAGCTACAGCGGTGGCGTTTTTATTAAGCGATTATTCAAGCTACATCACAGGTGATACGCTTAAAATCAACGGCGGATTATATATGTAG
- the acpP gene encoding acyl carrier protein: protein MAVFDEVRDVVVEQLSVAADAVKMESKIIEDLGADSLDVVELVMALEEKFDVEIPDSEAEKLISIADVVNYVEGLKK from the coding sequence ATGGCAGTATTTGACGAAGTTAGAGATGTTGTTGTAGAACAACTAAGCGTTGCAGCTGATGCTGTAAAAATGGAGTCAAAAATTATTGAAGATTTAGGTGCTGATTCATTAGATGTTGTTGAGCTAGTTATGGCTTTAGAAGAGAAATTTGATGTTGAAATTCCAGATAGTGAAGCTGAAAAATTAATTAGCATTGCAGATGTTGTAAATTATGTTGAAGGTTTAAAAAAATAA
- a CDS encoding beta-ketoacyl-ACP synthase II, with translation MKRVVVTGLGMINALGLDKDISFKNICDGKTGVKKITLFDATDFPVQIAAQIDDFDPASVMEAKEIKKVDRFIQLGLKAAKDAMIDANFKDFDPNEFGVSSAAGIGGLPNIEKNSNICLEKGPRKISPFFIPSALVNMLGGLVSIAHNLKGPNVSSVTACAASTHAICEAVKSIMIGEAKAMLVVGAESAICPVGIGGFAAMKALSTRNDDPAAASRPFDANRDGFVMGEGAGALILEEYESAVARGARIYAEIVGFGESSDAHHITSPSLDGPQRAMSKALEMAGNIKIDYINAHGTSTAANDANETAAIKAVFGSDIPAISSTKGQTGHCLGAAGAIEAVISVMAMQQGIIPPTINQTDRAPECDLDYTPNSARNCELNAVMSNSFGFGGTNGSVIFKRLK, from the coding sequence TTGAAAAGAGTGGTAGTAACTGGTTTAGGCATGATAAATGCACTAGGTCTTGATAAAGATATATCTTTTAAAAATATTTGCGATGGCAAAACAGGAGTAAAAAAGATAACCCTATTTGATGCTACTGATTTTCCAGTGCAAATAGCGGCTCAAATAGATGATTTTGACCCAGCTAGTGTAATGGAAGCAAAAGAGATAAAAAAGGTAGATAGATTTATTCAATTAGGACTAAAAGCCGCTAAAGATGCCATGATTGATGCGAATTTTAAAGATTTTGATCCAAACGAATTTGGCGTTAGCTCAGCAGCTGGTATTGGTGGCCTACCTAATATCGAGAAAAACTCAAATATATGTTTAGAAAAAGGCCCTAGAAAAATATCTCCGTTTTTTATCCCTTCTGCTTTGGTAAATATGCTAGGTGGATTAGTCAGCATAGCTCACAATCTAAAAGGTCCAAATGTATCTAGCGTTACAGCTTGTGCCGCCTCAACTCACGCCATATGCGAAGCTGTCAAAAGCATTATGATTGGCGAAGCAAAAGCTATGCTAGTAGTCGGTGCTGAATCTGCTATTTGCCCTGTGGGTATAGGTGGATTTGCTGCTATGAAAGCACTATCTACAAGAAACGATGATCCAGCGGCCGCTTCAAGACCATTTGATGCAAATAGAGATGGATTTGTAATGGGTGAAGGTGCTGGAGCATTAATATTAGAAGAGTATGAAAGTGCAGTGGCTAGAGGAGCTAGAATCTATGCTGAAATAGTCGGATTTGGCGAAAGTAGTGACGCTCATCATATCACAAGTCCTAGCTTAGATGGCCCACAAAGAGCAATGAGTAAGGCCCTAGAAATGGCAGGAAATATTAAAATTGATTATATCAATGCTCATGGCACATCAACAGCGGCAAACGACGCCAATGAAACGGCAGCCATAAAAGCCGTATTTGGCAGTGATATTCCAGCGATAAGCTCTACAAAAGGTCAGACAGGTCACTGCCTAGGTGCTGCTGGTGCTATAGAAGCCGTAATCTCAGTAATGGCAATGCAACAAGGCATTATTCCACCTACTATTAACCAAACCGATAGAGCTCCTGAGTGCGATTTAGACTATACTCCAAATTCTGCTAGAAATTGCGAATTAAACGCTGTTATGAGTAACTCATTTGGTTTTGGTGGGACAAATGGCTCAGTAATCTTTAAAAGGCTAAAATAA
- the accA gene encoding acetyl-CoA carboxylase carboxyl transferase subunit alpha: protein MASYLDFEKGIQQIDEDIANAKIRGDEHAIEILSKNLEKEISKTYKNLNEFQRLNLARHPDRPYALDYIRALLTNSYEIHGDRAYADDPSIVCYSGYIGNKKVIVIAEQKGRGTKYKIMRNFGMPHPEGYRKALRVARLAEKFEIPVIFLIDTPGAYPGVGAEERGQSEAIARNLFELSELKTRTIAIVIGEGGSGGALAIGVADKLAMMKNSVFSVISPEGCAAILWNDPSKSEAATKAMKITADDLKELNLIDDVIDEPIMGAHRDKDGAISAVGEYIRTKLDELDRLSIDEVVSARMEKILSIGAYE, encoded by the coding sequence ATGGCTAGCTATCTTGATTTTGAAAAAGGTATTCAGCAAATCGATGAAGATATAGCTAATGCTAAGATTAGAGGCGATGAACATGCTATAGAGATCTTAAGTAAAAATTTAGAAAAAGAGATAAGCAAAACATATAAGAATTTAAATGAATTTCAACGCTTAAATTTAGCCAGACATCCAGATCGACCTTATGCGCTTGATTATATCAGAGCACTTCTGACTAATAGTTATGAGATTCACGGCGATAGAGCCTATGCCGATGATCCATCGATAGTCTGCTATAGTGGCTATATAGGCAATAAAAAAGTTATAGTTATAGCCGAGCAAAAGGGTCGTGGAACAAAGTATAAAATTATGAGAAATTTCGGTATGCCACATCCTGAAGGCTATAGAAAGGCTTTGCGTGTAGCTAGACTTGCTGAGAAATTTGAAATTCCAGTGATATTTTTGATAGATACTCCAGGAGCTTATCCAGGAGTTGGAGCTGAAGAACGCGGTCAAAGCGAAGCAATTGCAAGAAATCTGTTTGAGCTTAGTGAGCTTAAAACACGTACAATTGCCATAGTTATCGGCGAAGGTGGTAGTGGTGGGGCACTCGCCATTGGTGTAGCTGACAAATTGGCAATGATGAAAAACTCTGTATTCTCTGTTATTTCGCCAGAGGGTTGTGCTGCCATCTTATGGAATGACCCTAGCAAAAGCGAAGCTGCAACAAAGGCTATGAAAATTACAGCTGATGACTTAAAAGAGTTAAATTTAATTGATGATGTTATAGATGAGCCTATAATGGGTGCTCACAGAGACAAAGATGGCGCTATATCAGCAGTTGGTGAGTATATTAGAACTAAATTAGATGAGCTAGACAGATTATCAATAGATGAAGTTGTAAGTGCTAGAATGGAAAAAATTCTCTCAATTGGGGCTTACGAATAA
- a CDS encoding branched-chain amino acid transaminase, translated as MALPEAEHIWYDGKLVKWHEATTHVLTHSLHYGNAVFEGVRAYMTPKGLAIFCLKAHTKRLFESAKACGIKIPFTQEEINQAHIDLLKSNTYTDNVYIRPLVFLGYGKMGVSHIGCPVNVAIAAWQWGAYMGEEALQNGIKVKIASWMKPAPFSMMAKAKASANYFNSQMANFEAHEAGCDEALLLDPQGFIAEGSGECFFIVKDGVIITPPNDTSLESITQKNVIQIAKDLGYEVLRQRITRDEAYNADEAFFTGTAAEVTPISQIDSRIIGSGKRGKVSKELQDAYFEVVMGRNVKYENLITYIN; from the coding sequence ATGGCACTACCAGAAGCAGAACATATATGGTATGATGGTAAATTAGTCAAATGGCACGAGGCTACGACTCATGTTTTAACCCACTCACTACACTACGGAAATGCCGTATTTGAAGGCGTTAGAGCATATATGACACCAAAGGGACTAGCGATATTTTGCCTTAAAGCTCATACTAAAAGGCTATTTGAATCAGCTAAGGCTTGCGGGATTAAAATTCCATTTACTCAAGAAGAGATAAATCAAGCTCACATAGATTTACTAAAAAGCAATACCTACACAGATAATGTCTATATCCGCCCGCTTGTATTCTTAGGATATGGCAAGATGGGTGTAAGCCACATTGGCTGCCCTGTAAATGTAGCTATAGCAGCATGGCAATGGGGTGCATATATGGGTGAAGAAGCACTCCAAAATGGGATAAAAGTCAAGATCGCTTCTTGGATGAAGCCAGCTCCATTTTCCATGATGGCAAAGGCCAAAGCAAGTGCAAACTACTTCAACTCTCAAATGGCAAATTTCGAAGCACACGAAGCTGGTTGCGATGAAGCCCTACTTCTTGATCCACAAGGTTTTATAGCTGAAGGAAGTGGCGAATGCTTCTTTATAGTAAAAGATGGCGTAATAATCACCCCACCAAATGATACTAGCCTAGAGAGTATCACACAAAAAAATGTAATCCAAATCGCAAAAGATTTAGGATACGAAGTCCTACGCCAAAGAATCACAAGAGATGAGGCTTATAACGCCGATGAAGCTTTCTTTACTGGCACTGCTGCGGAGGTTACTCCAATTAGCCAAATAGATAGCCGCATTATAGGTAGTGGCAAAAGAGGCAAGGTCTCAAAAGAACTTCAAGACGCATATTTTGAGGTTGTGATGGGTAGAAATGTAAAATATGAAAATCTAATTACTTACATAAATTAA
- a CDS encoding SPFH domain-containing protein yields MPADLNDYFNKKNGNSNSDEKKPNFNFKKPNVPNFSGGLGKFSGIIYALIAIIVVLAVAKPFVVINSGEVGIKSTAGKFDPNPLQPGFHFFLPFIQEVRVVDTKVRQINYTSSEGRNEANYRGSGIETKDTISVLDSRGLPVSMDITVQYRLNPQNAPQTIAAWGFSWENKIIDPVVRNVVRNVTGKYTAEELPERRNDIAAAIDMGIRSDIDKQPNQPVELASVQLREIILPPKVKEQIERVQIAKQEAERTKYEVERANQEALKKAALAKGTAEAVKIEAQGRADAVKIEADAQAYSNSQIARSLTNNLLELKQIETQKGFNEALKTNQDAKIFLTPGGAVPNIWVDTKDKQKQISAQN; encoded by the coding sequence TTGCCTGCAGATTTAAACGACTATTTTAATAAAAAAAATGGCAACTCAAATAGCGATGAGAAAAAGCCAAATTTCAATTTTAAAAAGCCAAATGTGCCAAATTTCAGTGGAGGATTAGGTAAATTTAGTGGTATAATCTACGCTTTGATAGCGATAATTGTAGTTTTAGCCGTTGCTAAGCCTTTTGTAGTGATAAACTCTGGTGAAGTGGGCATCAAATCCACTGCTGGTAAATTTGACCCAAATCCACTTCAACCTGGCTTTCACTTCTTCTTGCCTTTCATACAAGAAGTTAGAGTAGTTGATACCAAAGTGCGTCAAATCAACTACACTTCAAGCGAGGGTAGAAACGAAGCAAACTATCGTGGTAGCGGTATAGAGACCAAAGATACAATTTCAGTCCTTGACTCACGCGGACTTCCAGTTAGCATGGACATTACCGTCCAATACCGCCTAAATCCACAAAACGCACCGCAAACCATAGCCGCATGGGGATTTAGCTGGGAAAACAAGATAATTGACCCAGTAGTTAGAAATGTTGTTAGGAATGTAACAGGTAAATACACAGCAGAAGAGCTACCAGAGCGTAGAAATGATATTGCTGCAGCTATCGATATGGGAATTCGCTCTGATATTGATAAGCAACCAAACCAGCCTGTAGAGCTTGCTAGCGTGCAGCTTAGAGAGATTATCCTTCCACCAAAGGTAAAAGAGCAAATAGAAAGAGTCCAAATAGCCAAACAAGAAGCCGAAAGAACTAAATATGAGGTTGAAAGAGCAAATCAAGAAGCACTTAAAAAAGCAGCCCTTGCTAAAGGAACAGCCGAAGCTGTTAAAATCGAAGCTCAAGGTAGAGCAGATGCCGTTAAAATCGAAGCTGATGCACAAGCTTACTCAAATTCGCAAATCGCAAGAAGCTTAACAAATAATCTTTTAGAACTCAAACAAATTGAGACTCAAAAAGGGTTTAATGAAGCTTTAAAAACCAATCAAGATGCGAAAATTTTCTTAACTCCTGGCGGGGCTGTCCCAAATATCTGGGTTGATACCAAAGATAAACAAAAGCAAATTTCAGCACAAAATTAG
- the hisIE gene encoding bifunctional phosphoribosyl-AMP cyclohydrolase/phosphoribosyl-ATP diphosphatase HisIE has translation MNWDKIDGLLPVVVQEYESGDVLMLAYMNKEAFELTQSSSLAHYYSRTKSQIWKKGQESGNFQIVKSISLDCDNDALLLKVEQIGNAACHTGAKSCFFNHLNLEKKDDLDLEKTIKYDILDHLYHIALDRKLNPSKDSYISKLYSKSPNNYLKKIAEESCELNLAIKDLQRFKLYSNLNLENFGEHRENEPKYDVIYEAADVIFHMIVALADYDIHPSAILDELKRREGISGIVEKNSRDK, from the coding sequence GTGAATTGGGATAAGATCGATGGATTACTTCCAGTAGTAGTCCAAGAGTATGAAAGTGGCGATGTGCTAATGCTAGCATATATGAATAAAGAGGCCTTTGAGCTAACTCAAAGTAGCAGTCTTGCCCACTACTACTCACGCACAAAATCTCAAATTTGGAAAAAAGGTCAAGAGAGCGGTAATTTTCAAATAGTAAAATCTATATCCTTAGATTGCGATAACGATGCCTTACTATTAAAAGTCGAGCAAATAGGCAACGCCGCTTGTCATACAGGGGCAAAATCGTGCTTTTTTAACCATTTAAATTTAGAAAAAAAAGATGATTTAGATCTTGAAAAAACCATTAAATATGATATATTAGACCATCTATACCATATAGCCCTAGATAGAAAGCTAAACCCAAGCAAAGACTCATACATATCCAAACTCTACTCCAAATCGCCTAATAACTACCTAAAAAAGATAGCCGAAGAGAGTTGCGAACTAAATTTGGCTATAAAAGATCTTCAAAGATTTAAGCTATACTCAAATTTAAATCTTGAGAATTTTGGAGAGCATAGAGAGAATGAGCCAAAATACGATGTCATATATGAGGCTGCTGATGTGATCTTTCATATGATTGTAGCGTTGGCTGATTATGATATTCATCCAAGCGCAATCCTAGATGAGTTAAAACGCCGAGAAGGCATAAGCGGAATAGTAGAGAAAAACTCCCGTGATAAATAG
- a CDS encoding DUF2393 family protein, producing the protein MINSILDTIKFYINNFGFYDYIAISWVVLLFFALLVLALYMLFKKPMLALFILFFDFGGLGAGLFYSLKFIDNTIRPRELIMAPLRQLYYADIMIADINITNTSKKIFKKCRVKLSFHNIGKNSIQNLKFRLTPFRTQIAIIQGVEPGQTKEIKFTIKDFRPQNYNTILNSECF; encoded by the coding sequence GTGATAAATAGTATTTTAGATACCATTAAATTCTATATTAATAACTTTGGATTTTATGACTATATAGCTATTTCGTGGGTGGTTTTGCTATTTTTTGCTCTACTGGTTTTGGCACTTTATATGCTATTTAAAAAACCTATGCTTGCTCTATTTATACTTTTTTTTGACTTTGGCGGACTTGGTGCGGGGCTATTTTATTCACTTAAATTTATAGATAATACCATACGCCCAAGGGAGCTAATTATGGCTCCGCTTAGACAGCTATACTACGCCGATATTATGATAGCTGATATCAATATCACCAATACTTCTAAAAAGATTTTTAAAAAATGTAGAGTAAAGCTAAGCTTTCATAATATTGGCAAAAACAGCATTCAAAATCTCAAATTTAGATTGACCCCTTTTCGCACCCAAATAGCCATAATACAAGGAGTTGAGCCAGGTCAAACAAAAGAGATTAAATTTACTATAAAAGATTTTCGTCCGCAAAATTATAATACTATATTGAATTCGGAGTGTTTCTAA
- a CDS encoding DUF2393 family protein has translation MSYFNLFHILAIIIIIALFGGFTYFIILKEKRVKAAISLLIANVTIMSCIAIISMMLIDRYTKVAVIESFQGKRTLINETITYTGVVRNIGYGYINSCTMEIELINAPVKKLEASAFEERGFFQTYLGSSNNQKSSIKAEFLIVKDLPSGDQKSFGFTMPYPAHFNNHSTKYTLDCK, from the coding sequence ATGAGCTATTTTAACCTATTTCACATTCTAGCCATCATTATCATCATAGCCCTTTTTGGTGGTTTTACCTACTTTATCATACTAAAAGAAAAAAGAGTAAAAGCTGCCATCAGCCTTTTGATAGCTAATGTTACTATTATGAGCTGTATTGCCATCATCTCCATGATGCTTATCGATAGATACACCAAAGTGGCAGTTATAGAGAGCTTCCAAGGCAAAAGAACTCTAATCAATGAGACCATCACCTACACAGGCGTAGTTAGAAATATCGGATATGGCTATATCAATTCATGTACTATGGAGATAGAACTCATCAATGCTCCAGTTAAAAAGCTAGAGGCTAGTGCCTTTGAAGAGCGTGGATTTTTCCAGACCTACCTAGGTAGCTCAAATAACCAAAAAAGCTCGATAAAGGCTGAATTTTTAATAGTCAAAGACCTACCAAGTGGCGACCAAAAAAGCTTTGGCTTTACTATGCCATACCCAGCCCACTTCAATAATCACAGCACAAAATATACACTAGATTGCAAATAA